A window of the Archocentrus centrarchus isolate MPI-CPG fArcCen1 chromosome 9, fArcCen1, whole genome shotgun sequence genome harbors these coding sequences:
- the gatd3l gene encoding ES1 protein, mitochondrial: MLATRALLSKQTLAVLSRQPACFVHHGDYGNWGNTNVAVVFSGCGWWDGTDVHEGVYTMYHLSRNGARFQMFAPNQQQMHVFDHMKKQPASGENRNMMMEAARFSHGQGMTQMQDLSKLDVNSFDAVIFPGGHGIIKNLSSFMKDGKDCKLHGDVERVLKDFHRSRKPIGLASMAPLLACRVLPGIEVTMGYERDDNTRWGHWPNTNMVQAVKGMGARHNVRDSYEAYVDEKNKVVSTPSFMWETDYHYHYIFDGIGNMVKHVMRMSTK, encoded by the exons ATGCTGGCAACCAGGGCTTTGCTGTCAAAACAGACACTGGCTGTTCTTTCTCGCCAGCCTGCCTGCTTTGTGCACCATGGTGACTACGGCAACTGGGGAAATACTAATGTTGCAGTG GTTTTCTCAGGATGTGGCTGGTGGGATGGGACTGATGTCCACGAGGGGGTTTA CACCATGTACCACCTGAGCCGTAATGGTGCCCGCTTCCAGATGTTTGCTCCAAATCAACAACAGATGCATGTGTTCGACCACATGAAAAAGCAGCCTGCATCTGGAGAGAACCG GAACATGATGATGGAGGCAGCCCGCTTCAGTCACGGTCAGGGAATGACGCAAATGCAGGACCTGTCCAAGCTGGATGTCAATAGCTTTGATGCCGTTATCTTTCCAGGAGGCCATGGAATCATCAAGAATCT ATCCTCTTTTATGAAGGATGGCAAAGACTGCAAGCTCCACGGTGATGTGGAGAGAGTGCTCAAAGATTTCCATCGTTCACGCAAGCCTATCGG ACTCGCCAGCATGGCTCCTCTGCTGGCCTGCCGTGTGCTGCCGGGCATTGAGGTAACCATGGGTTATGAGCGGGACGACAACACCCGCTGGGGACACTGGCCCAACACAAACATGGTGCAGGCTGTAAAGGGCATGGGTGCTCGCCACAATGTCCGCGATTCATAT GAAGCCTATGTGGACGAGAAGAACAAAGTGGTTAGCACTCCATCCTTCATGTGGGAGACAGACTATCACTATCACTATATATTTGATGGTATTGGAAATATGGTCAAGCATGTCATGCGCATGTCAACCAAGTGA
- the tmem127 gene encoding transmembrane protein 127 gives MYAPPGSTVPGGRRRRGGTSLPKQPERSLVSALPGALSITALCTALAEPAWLRIHGGTCSRQELGVSDVLGYIDPKLLDDYCVNPQTILLLRVIAAFCFLGIICSLTAFLLDVFGPKHPALKITRRYAFAHILTVLQCATVIGFCYWASELILSLQQQHKKYHGSLIYVTFAISFYLVAGAGGASILATAANLLRHYPTEEEEQALELLSEMEDSSETFPADYDIANQFQPPPAYTP, from the exons ATGTACGCCCCGCCGGGTTCTACTGTCCCTGGAGgccggaggaggagaggaggcacATCGCTGCCCAAGCAGCCGGAGCGGAGCCTGGTGTCGGCTCTGCCCGGGGCTCTGTCCATCACAGCGCTCTGCACGGCTCTGGCTGAACCGGCCTGGCTCCGCATCCACGGGGGCACCTGTTCGAGACAAGAGCTGGGGGTTTCAGATGTCCTGGGCTACATTGACCCCAAGCTTCTGGATG ATTACTGCGTGAACCCGCAGACCATCTTGCTGCTCAGGGTaattgctgccttttgtttcctGGGAATCATCTGCAGTCTGACTGCTTTCCTCTTGGACGTGTTTGGCCCCAAACACCCTGCCCTGAAAATAACCCGCAGATATGCATTTGCGCATATTCTCACAG TGCTGCAGTGTGCCACAGTCATAGGTTTTTGCTACTGGGCCTCGGAACTGATCCTGTCCCtacagcagcaacacaaaaaGTATCACGGCTCTCTCATATACGTCACTTTTGCCATCAGCTTCTACCTGGTGGCAGGCGCGGGGGGAGCATCCATCCTCGCCACAGCTGCAAATCTCCTTCGTCACTACCCCAccgaggaggaagagcaggctTTAGAGTTGCTCTCGGAGATGGAGGACAGCAGTGAAACATTTCCTGCCGATTATGACATTGCCAATCAGTTTCAGCCGCCACCCGCGTACACACCCTAA
- the ciao1 gene encoding putative cytosolic iron-sulfur protein assembly protein ciao1: MKEALSLVQRLNAHPDSRCWFVSWSPNGALLASCGGDKAIRIWGREGDSWICKSVLQDGHQRTVRKVAWSPCGNYLASASFDATTCIWKKKNDDFESLTVLEGHENEVKCVAWAPSGNLLATCSRDKSVWVWEVDEEDEYECVTVVNSHTQDVKHVVWHPTQELLASASYDNNICLYKEEDDDWECRATLQGHTSTVWSLCFDATGQRLASCSDDRTVRIWKEYPAESGQDLSWKCICTLSGYHGRTVYDVSWCRLTGALATACGDDAVRVFKDDETTNPDEPVFSLAAQVNKAHSQDVNCVSWHPKEAGLLASCSDNGEIAIWRFQEDK, encoded by the exons ATGAAGGAGGCTCTGTCCCTGGTTCAGAGGCTGAACGCACATCCGGACTCCCGGTGCTGGTTCGTTAGCTGGAGCCCGAACGGGGCGCTGCTGGCCTCATGTGGGGGCGACAAAGCCATCCGGATATGGGGGCGAGAAG GTGACTCTTGGATTTGTAAGAGCGTGCTCCAGGATGGACACCAGCGCACCGTGAGGAAAGTGGCCTGGTCTCCCTGTGGGAATTATCTGGCCTCTGCCAGCTTTGATGCAACCACTTGCATCTGGAAAAAGAAGAACGATGACTTTGAG AGTTTGACTGTGCTGGAAGGACACGAAAACGAGGTCAAATGCGTGGCGTGGGCCCCTTCAGGGAATCTTCTAGCCACATGCAGCCGAGATAAGAGCGTCTGGGTTTGGGAAG TGGATGAAGAAGACGAGTACGAATGTGTTACAGTTGTGAACTCACACACGCAAGATGTCAAACATGTTGTGTGGCACCCGACCCAGGAA CTCCTGGCTTCAGCCAGCTACGACAACAACATTTGTCTTTAcaaagaagaggatgatgaCTGGGAGTGCCGGGCCACCTTGCAGGGACACACGTCCacagtgtggagtttgtgttttGATGCGACTGGACAGAGGCTGGCCTCGTGCAGCGATGACCGTACCGTGAGGATCTGGAAAGAGTATCCAGCTGAAAGTGGACAGG ATTTGTCATGGAAGTGCATCTGCACTCTGTCTGGGTACCATGGACGAACGGTGTATGATGTTTCTTG GTGTCGGCTGACTGGTGCTTTGGCAACCGCCTGTGGTGACGATGCAGTGCGAGTTTTCAAGGATGATGAGACGACCAATCCGGATGAGCCGGTGTTTTCGCTGGCTGCTCAGGTGAACAAAGCTCACAGCCAAGATGTTAACTGTGTGTCATGGCACCCAAAGGAGGCGGGACTCCTGGCTTCATGCAGCGATAACGGAGAGATCGCCATTTGGAGGTTCCAAGAAGACAAATGA